The following proteins are encoded in a genomic region of Chloracidobacterium sp.:
- a CDS encoding PilZ domain-containing protein, with product MQNILSNEVLGDHPKAPATPTQKENRRIQRIALPLPARVEVKLDTKVNWTEVTRLTDVSAFGAGFTLKRPVKRGRLIALTIPMPRQLRCYDYAEAQYRIWGLIRRCIAITSGPNQTFAVGVAFIGRTPPSDYLDHPSRLYDISHKDETAEGFWKMKLADLMADDSDLPKDLRKQSRLFIPEPLVLELIDEQGNVTNSEATVTENISLSGAAVFSQFDLSPGTFVRVTSERFGVTIISVVRGRRVGQDGIPRLHLEFIDRHFPLDGIE from the coding sequence ATGCAAAACATACTTTCTAACGAAGTGCTTGGCGATCATCCGAAAGCGCCCGCAACGCCCACTCAAAAAGAGAATCGACGCATTCAGCGCATCGCTCTTCCGCTGCCCGCACGAGTTGAAGTAAAGCTCGACACAAAGGTCAATTGGACCGAGGTAACACGGCTTACGGACGTGTCGGCATTCGGCGCCGGCTTTACGTTAAAACGGCCCGTAAAACGCGGCCGCCTGATCGCTCTGACAATTCCGATGCCTCGGCAGTTGAGATGCTACGACTATGCCGAAGCCCAATATCGCATTTGGGGCCTTATAAGACGCTGCATCGCGATCACGTCAGGCCCGAACCAAACGTTTGCGGTCGGCGTCGCCTTTATCGGCCGCACTCCGCCGAGCGATTATCTTGACCATCCGTCGCGCCTTTACGATATTAGTCACAAGGACGAGACCGCAGAAGGCTTTTGGAAGATGAAACTTGCGGACCTTATGGCTGATGACAGCGACCTGCCAAAGGATCTCCGCAAGCAATCACGCCTTTTCATACCCGAGCCTCTGGTCCTCGAATTGATCGACGAACAGGGGAACGTTACCAATAGCGAAGCCACGGTCACTGAGAACATAAGCCTCAGCGGTGCGGCTGTTTTCAGCCAATTCGACCTGTCTCCCGGCACTTTCGTACGTGTTACGAGCGAAAGGTTCGGTGTTACTATAATCTCTGTCGTTCGCGGCAGAAGGGTCGGTCAGGACGGCATCCCTCGTCTTCATTTGGAGTTCATCGATCGTCATTTTCCGCTTGATGGTATCGAATAG